The Cyanobacteria bacterium GSL.Bin1 nucleotide sequence AAACGCTGCAAACCCAACTCTCAGAAATTCAAGACCAATTCCATCAGTTGCAGACACTAGCAGCAAAGGAGTCTTCCCATCAAGAACAAATTAAAAACTTAAATGAGTGTTTACAACAACTCACGGAACTTTTAGATGCAATCGCGCAACGCCAAACGGAGGAAAGTCAACTCTTAAAAACTAAATTAAGCGAGCTTCAGTTAAAATTCAATCAATCTCAAGAAATTGACTAATTCCTTTACTTCGGGTGGGTGATTATTGCACCCTTTGCCATAAACGTTGAATCTCAGCTAATTCTTGCGCCTTAGGAGTCGATAAGGCTTGGTTGGCAGGATTGACCGCTGCACCGGGAATATTTTGTCCCCAAGGACTATTGGCAACTGTACTGAGATCGATTTCAGAAATGGCAGGACGAAAACCATATTGAACAAATACCGCTTGTTGTTCGGGTTGGCGCAGAAAATTAATAAATGTTTTCCCTGCTTCGGCTGTTCCCCGATCTATATTGCGACGGACAATCCCCGCAGTGGAAACCGTTTCAATCGTGGGATCAAGATAATAAATTTGGTAACTTTGGTTGCGGGTTTGTTGCGCTTGTTCCCAACGATGTAAGGCAATACTTTCGTAAACGGTCGCGACATCAGCATCATTGGGACCTCTAGTGATAAATTCTTGCAGGAGAATATCCGTCGAACGTGGGGGTAAATAAACTGAACGCTTGACTAAAGCAAATAGAGATTCTGTCTCCGCTTGTCGCAGCGCTTGTGATAAAGGGTCTCCAGTTTTGGATTGCGCCCACAAGCTGAGGGTCAACTGACCACTGTTAGAACGGGTGGGATTGGTGGTGATGAAATCAAAACTTCCCCAATCGGCAGATCCCCCAATCCGACCCCAATTTCCCTGCTGCATGGCATTTTCTAAACGTCGCCAGTCAAAGCGCCCGGAAGGAAATAAAATCTTTCCTCTCTCTTCCCAGGCAATCCCGACTAACATCGTCTTCGCGATCGCGCTGGGTTGTTCATAAAAGGCTTCTCCCTCCTGCCAACGTTCGGCTAACTGTTCTAAAATCTGGCCATTGGCAGGAATTAAAACCGTTGGGTTAAAGTCATTGCGCTGGTTAATATAGTTATTCACCAAATCTTGCGACCCCTGAAACTTCAATTCGAGATCAATTTGGGGATGGGCTTGTTCAAAGGTCGTTTCCAGCGTTTCTAACGGTTCTTTTAATTCTGTCCCACTAACCACAACCACCGTTTTATTCAAACCCGGTAAGGGGACGTAACTCGCCCCAAGGGAAGCGACAATAATCGCGATCGAAATCCAAGTGTTCTTTTTTTGTTGCTTTTGTTGCGTCTCACGAGTGCTAGTCATGGTGCTTTACTAGTTAAGATATCCACGTTTTCTTGCAAACTATTGA carries:
- a CDS encoding solute-binding protein; amino-acid sequence: MTSTRETQQKQQKKNTWISIAIIVASLGASYVPLPGLNKTVVVVSGTELKEPLETLETTFEQAHPQIDLELKFQGSQDLVNNYINQRNDFNPTVLIPANGQILEQLAERWQEGEAFYEQPSAIAKTMLVGIAWEERGKILFPSGRFDWRRLENAMQQGNWGRIGGSADWGSFDFITTNPTRSNSGQLTLSLWAQSKTGDPLSQALRQAETESLFALVKRSVYLPPRSTDILLQEFITRGPNDADVATVYESIALHRWEQAQQTRNQSYQIYYLDPTIETVSTAGIVRRNIDRGTAEAGKTFINFLRQPEQQAVFVQYGFRPAISEIDLSTVANSPWGQNIPGAAVNPANQALSTPKAQELAEIQRLWQRVQ